One genomic window of Malaciobacter molluscorum LMG 25693 includes the following:
- a CDS encoding PAS domain-containing sensor histidine kinase: protein MLFSKKKFNNLSDIKKHIIITPLLFVLIVAILSIVIVYLVLDYKKSNQIELLIQKDKYRTKTILKSYINDIKYNSSANFDSIEDNLNRSIFEIIGHMNALDTNNHKVQYDDIKNVLSKLEKSRNIEFVVFNYKTFEILKGNIVIQYLQELTNSKMKNDYFKTYMLRNIIYMGDENLIYWLDNQRKKIRLSYSKKVTFKNWVIVAFSKVDDMEALTRKAILNSITSKSKAYEDSYFWFYDYANKYVYNYYNQGNKIDEKNLLKQDRINFLKYKNLKFEDDNIYNFNKYQFLISVRSFEIYKDIKQIKKQYHSKLTIYILIILCVSIFMIFMTTAFARFVNTLFNRYNRRLETRNSLYKKWKERYELAIIASNDGLWDIDLDSKKIFFSNKWLDMFGYTRGEIQTFDDWLNLIHTEDRKKVTYKFNEHLNGKTEHFLCEYRIRNIDNHYKWIFVRGKAFKNSKKSNRMLMMSMDVDQKKRLADELNNVEVLVEMGRIVIFKWNNDDNLSVDYVSKSINSYGYEIDEFMNSLNYLDIVYEEDIESLKEEIKEAIENDDRFFVKVYRVKDKDGSLRWVFNRTILLKDHFGKVTHLYGYINDITRMKLTEEELKQKIADEVEKNVQKDRILAHQNKLASMGEVLGSIAHQWRQPLNNINLLIYFIRDNYGNFTKKELDESIKSAKVQIDYMSQTIDDFRNFYKPTKEKQSFDLQKSIKRCIKIVKGQIEKANIKVNIFGENIEIFGYQNEFQQVIVNILNNASEAAIIKLKEEKFLPLIDIEIVKQSTSVTIVLSNNCGEVDYEILERMFEPYFTTKFQNQGTGIGLYMAKTIIEKNMNGQINVKNINNGVKFTIILPV from the coding sequence ATGCTTTTTTCTAAAAAAAAATTTAATAACTTAAGTGATATAAAAAAACATATAATAATAACTCCTTTACTTTTTGTTTTAATTGTTGCAATATTATCAATTGTAATTGTATATTTAGTTTTGGATTATAAAAAAAGTAATCAAATAGAGCTATTAATTCAAAAAGACAAATATAGAACAAAAACAATTTTAAAATCTTATATAAATGATATTAAATATAATTCAAGTGCTAATTTTGATTCAATAGAAGATAATTTAAATAGAAGTATTTTTGAAATAATTGGACATATGAATGCATTAGATACAAATAATCATAAAGTTCAATATGATGATATTAAAAATGTATTGTCAAAATTAGAAAAAAGTAGAAATATTGAATTTGTAGTTTTTAATTATAAAACTTTTGAGATTTTAAAAGGAAATATTGTAATTCAGTATCTTCAAGAATTAACAAATTCCAAAATGAAAAATGACTATTTTAAAACTTATATGCTAAGAAATATTATTTATATGGGTGATGAAAATTTAATTTATTGGCTTGATAATCAAAGAAAAAAAATTAGGCTTAGTTACTCTAAAAAAGTTACTTTTAAAAATTGGGTTATTGTAGCATTTTCAAAAGTTGATGATATGGAAGCACTAACAAGAAAAGCTATATTAAATTCAATTACTTCTAAGAGTAAAGCCTATGAAGATAGTTATTTTTGGTTTTATGATTATGCAAATAAATATGTTTATAACTACTATAATCAAGGTAATAAGATTGATGAAAAGAATTTATTAAAACAAGATAGAATAAATTTCTTGAAATATAAAAATTTAAAATTTGAAGATGATAATATATATAATTTTAATAAATATCAATTTTTAATATCTGTGAGAAGTTTTGAAATATATAAAGATATTAAACAGATAAAAAAACAGTATCATTCAAAACTTACTATTTATATATTAATTATTCTTTGTGTATCTATTTTTATGATATTTATGACAACTGCTTTTGCAAGATTTGTAAACACATTATTTAATAGGTATAACAGAAGACTAGAAACAAGAAACTCTTTATATAAAAAGTGGAAAGAGAGATATGAATTAGCAATTATTGCATCAAATGATGGATTATGGGATATTGATTTAGATAGTAAAAAAATATTTTTTTCAAATAAGTGGTTGGATATGTTTGGATATACAAGAGGTGAAATTCAAACATTTGATGATTGGTTAAATTTAATTCATACCGAAGATAGAAAGAAAGTAACTTATAAATTTAACGAACACTTAAATGGCAAAACTGAACATTTTTTATGTGAGTATAGAATTAGAAATATAGATAATCATTATAAATGGATATTTGTAAGAGGAAAAGCTTTTAAAAATAGTAAAAAATCAAATAGAATGTTAATGATGTCAATGGATGTTGATCAAAAAAAACGTTTAGCAGATGAATTAAATAATGTTGAAGTTCTAGTTGAAATGGGACGAATTGTTATTTTTAAATGGAATAATGATGATAATTTAAGTGTTGATTATGTATCTAAAAGTATTAATTCTTATGGTTATGAAATAGATGAATTTATGAATAGTTTAAACTATTTAGATATTGTATATGAAGAAGATATTGAGTCTTTAAAAGAAGAGATAAAAGAAGCAATAGAAAATGATGATAGGTTTTTTGTAAAAGTTTATAGAGTTAAAGATAAAGATGGTTCTTTAAGATGGGTATTTAATAGAACAATTTTATTAAAAGATCATTTTGGTAAAGTAACTCATTTATATGGTTATATAAATGATATTACAAGAATGAAATTAACAGAAGAAGAACTAAAACAAAAAATTGCAGATGAAGTTGAAAAAAATGTTCAAAAAGACAGAATTTTAGCTCATCAAAATAAATTAGCCTCAATGGGTGAAGTATTAGGAAGTATTGCTCACCAATGGAGACAACCTTTAAATAATATAAATTTACTTATATATTTTATTAGAGATAATTATGGTAATTTTACAAAAAAAGAGTTAGATGAATCAATAAAAAGTGCAAAAGTTCAAATTGATTATATGTCTCAAACTATTGATGATTTTAGGAATTTTTATAAGCCAACAAAAGAAAAACAGAGTTTTGATCTGCAAAAATCAATTAAAAGATGTATTAAAATTGTTAAAGGTCAAATAGAAAAAGCAAATATTAAAGTAAATATTTTTGGTGAAAATATAGAGATTTTCGGTTATCAAAATGAATTCCAACAAGTAATAGTAAATATATTAAACAATGCAAGTGAAGCAGCAATTATTAAATTAAAAGAAGAAAAATTTTTACCTTTAATTGATATTGAAATAGTAAAACAATCAACTAGCGTTACAATAGTTCTAAGTAATAATTGTGGAGAAGTTGATTATGAAATTTTAGAAAGAATGTTCGAACCTTATTTTACAACTAAATTTCAAAACCAAGGAACTGGTATTGGTCTTTATATGGCAAAAACCATTATAGAAAAGAATATGAATGGACAAATTAATGTAAAAAATATTAATAATGGTGTTAAATTTACAATTATTCTGCCAGTTTAA
- the truA gene encoding tRNA pseudouridine(38-40) synthase TruA, which translates to MNTKFVISYDGSFYCGSQTQPNGLSVEDKLQEVFKHLNINTKIVLSGRTDKDVHATGQVFNCLLPSYWTNLKKLKEILNRHLPLSIRINKISFVNEKFHSRFHAKKRVYRYIITSKPTTAFNSRYVTYVKDINENRIKEAIKLFIGTHDFEFFHKRGSDKENLIREVYDAVFYKYRDIYVFKFTANSYLRSQIRLMVGFLLKINDGTFTKEDLLIQLNKQKHLLKTPASAYGLYLAKVYY; encoded by the coding sequence ATGAATACAAAATTTGTAATATCATATGATGGATCGTTTTATTGTGGCTCACAAACTCAACCAAATGGGTTGAGTGTAGAAGATAAACTTCAAGAAGTATTTAAGCATTTAAATATTAATACAAAAATAGTTCTTAGTGGAAGAACAGATAAAGATGTTCATGCAACTGGACAAGTTTTTAATTGTTTATTACCAAGTTATTGGACAAATTTAAAAAAGTTAAAAGAAATTTTGAATAGACATCTTCCTTTATCTATTAGAATAAATAAGATAAGTTTTGTAAATGAAAAGTTTCATTCAAGATTTCATGCAAAAAAAAGAGTATATAGATACATAATCACTTCAAAGCCTACAACAGCCTTTAACTCAAGATATGTAACTTATGTAAAAGATATAAATGAAAATAGAATAAAAGAAGCTATAAAACTATTTATTGGAACTCATGATTTTGAATTTTTTCATAAAAGAGGGAGTGATAAAGAGAATCTAATAAGAGAAGTTTATGATGCAGTTTTTTATAAATATCGAGATATTTATGTTTTTAAATTTACTGCAAACTCTTATTTACGTTCTCAAATTAGATTAATGGTTGGGTTTTTATTAAAAATAAATGATGGAACTTTTACAAAAGAAGACTTATTAATACAATTAAATAAACAAAAACATCTTCTTAAAACTCCTGCAAGTGCTTATGGATTATATTTGGCAAAGGTTTATTATTAA
- a CDS encoding response regulator transcription factor: MQNMNTRVLLVEDEQLARKTLSFYLNTIFDEVVVACDGEEGSNKFKENYTLNKSFDLVLTDIKMPNKNGIEMIDDILSLVPNQRFIIVSAHKNEDDLLKLINLRVLGYFVKPLNIDNMMQMLEKAKSEVLADKNETKEDDLITINKTYTYNKINAKLYNQEKIVKLSKKESDILTVLIDNFGEVVSVETFKKLVWNDINTNDSAFRTVMKRLKDKVKDDDFIVSHKGYGYIIEKPFIK, encoded by the coding sequence ATGCAAAATATGAATACAAGAGTTCTTTTAGTAGAAGATGAACAATTAGCTAGAAAAACTTTATCATTTTATTTAAATACAATCTTTGATGAGGTTGTTGTTGCTTGTGATGGAGAAGAAGGTAGTAATAAGTTTAAAGAAAACTATACTTTAAACAAATCATTTGACTTAGTTCTTACAGATATAAAAATGCCAAATAAAAATGGTATAGAGATGATTGATGACATCTTAAGTTTGGTTCCAAATCAAAGATTTATTATTGTAAGTGCCCATAAAAATGAAGATGATTTATTAAAATTAATAAACCTTAGAGTTCTTGGATATTTTGTTAAACCTTTAAATATTGATAATATGATGCAAATGCTTGAAAAAGCTAAAAGTGAAGTTCTTGCTGATAAAAATGAGACAAAAGAAGATGATTTAATTACTATAAATAAAACATATACATATAATAAAATAAATGCAAAATTGTATAATCAAGAAAAAATAGTTAAATTATCAAAAAAAGAATCAGATATTTTAACAGTATTAATTGATAACTTTGGTGAAGTAGTTTCAGTAGAAACATTTAAAAAATTAGTATGGAATGATATAAATACAAATGATTCTGCATTTAGAACAGTAATGAAAAGATTAAAAGATAAAGTAAAAGATGATGATTTTATTGTTTCTCATAAAGGTTATGGATATATAATTGAAAAACCTTTTATTAAATAA
- a CDS encoding prepilin peptidase, with the protein MVFSFLFGVVFGSFLNVLIYRLPKNISLIKSSSCPNCSHKINWYENIPLFSYLYLKAKCSSCKTTINYRYFFVELMCGLLTLLLYIDFSFTLDFFLYALFFYILIVLSFIDIEYKAVPDYLLIIIFIFSFFCTNYPFFQALKNACLFAGFFILLDFILSFYIQNIKYKLLKDIKLKTQKALGEGDIPIISIIGIILGLKAGIVAIFLAGIFAIIPSIYNLILKKDTQMPFIPFLVLGFLFEFFLNISSKVFS; encoded by the coding sequence GTGGTATTTAGTTTTCTTTTTGGAGTTGTTTTTGGCTCTTTTTTAAATGTATTAATTTATAGGCTTCCTAAAAATATTTCATTAATAAAATCTTCTTCTTGTCCAAATTGTTCCCATAAAATTAATTGGTATGAGAATATCCCTTTATTTTCATATTTATATTTAAAGGCTAAATGTTCATCTTGTAAAACAACAATAAATTATAGATACTTTTTTGTTGAATTAATGTGTGGATTATTAACATTACTTTTATATATAGATTTTTCTTTTACTTTAGACTTTTTTCTATATGCTTTATTTTTTTATATTTTAATAGTTTTATCTTTTATTGATATTGAATATAAAGCAGTACCTGATTATCTTTTGATAATTATATTTATTTTTTCATTTTTTTGTACAAATTATCCATTTTTTCAAGCTTTAAAAAATGCTTGTCTTTTTGCGGGTTTTTTTATTCTTTTAGATTTTATTCTTAGTTTTTATATTCAAAATATTAAATATAAATTATTAAAAGATATAAAATTAAAAACACAAAAAGCATTAGGTGAGGGTGATATTCCTATTATTTCAATAATTGGAATTATCTTAGGTCTTAAAGCAGGTATAGTAGCTATATTTTTAGCAGGAATTTTTGCTATAATACCCTCAATTTATAATTTAATTTTAAAAAAAGATACTCAAATGCCATTTATTCCCTTTTTAGTCTTAGGCTTTTTATTTGAATTCTTTTTAAATATATCATCAAAGGTTTTTTCTTGA
- a CDS encoding TAXI family TRAP transporter solute-binding subunit, translated as MRKLATAALLTALTLPAFAAEFITIGTGGVTGTYYPTGGAICRLVNQYKKETKIRCSVESTGGSVYNINTIKNGELDFGIAQSDVVYQASKGTGKYKGEPVKKLKSVMAIYPELLTLVARKDANINKLSDVKGKRINLGNPGSGNEATALDLFKYSNIKKSDLALAGALKASEMPDALRDNKIDAYFYMVGHPTANIKDASNSVDVKIVPLEGKNVDELIKTHPYFAKADVPGGMYKGNDKPTPTFGVKAVLVTSDDVSEKAVYTVVKAILENFDTFKKLHPAYSNITKKSLLDGLSAPLHEGAKKYFKEAGIL; from the coding sequence ATGAGAAAACTTGCTACAGCTGCTCTTTTAACAGCTTTAACACTTCCAGCATTTGCTGCTGAGTTCATTACTATTGGTACTGGTGGAGTAACTGGAACATACTATCCAACAGGTGGTGCTATTTGTAGACTTGTAAACCAATACAAGAAAGAGACAAAAATTAGATGTTCAGTTGAATCAACTGGTGGTTCAGTTTATAATATCAATACAATCAAAAATGGTGAGTTAGATTTTGGTATTGCTCAATCAGATGTTGTTTATCAAGCATCTAAAGGTACTGGTAAATATAAAGGTGAACCAGTAAAAAAACTAAAATCTGTAATGGCAATTTATCCTGAATTATTAACTTTAGTTGCAAGAAAAGATGCAAATATTAATAAACTTTCTGATGTAAAAGGGAAAAGAATTAATTTGGGAAATCCAGGTTCTGGTAATGAAGCAACAGCATTAGATTTATTTAAATATAGTAATATTAAAAAATCTGATTTAGCATTAGCTGGTGCTTTAAAAGCTTCTGAAATGCCTGATGCATTAAGAGACAATAAAATTGATGCATATTTTTATATGGTTGGACACCCAACTGCAAATATTAAAGATGCTTCAAACTCTGTTGATGTAAAAATTGTTCCTTTAGAAGGAAAAAATGTTGATGAATTAATCAAAACTCACCCATACTTTGCAAAAGCAGATGTTCCAGGTGGAATGTATAAAGGAAATGATAAACCTACTCCTACTTTTGGTGTAAAAGCTGTACTTGTAACAAGTGATGATGTAAGTGAAAAAGCTGTATATACTGTAGTAAAAGCTATCTTAGAAAACTTTGATACTTTCAAAAAATTACATCCAGCATATTCAAATATTACTAAAAAATCATTATTAGATGGTTTAAGTGCTCCTTTACATGAAGGTGCTAAAAAATACTTCAAAGAAGCAGGTATTTTATAA
- a CDS encoding MFS transporter: protein MNRKQLIIIIYIILVVFSIMYATQPLQPLLAKEFEINIIQASQFTAVIMFSLAIAPIIYGYVLETICPKKMLIYSSVILLVTNLVLSSSNSYEMFLIIRIIESVIIPAIITSCMSILANSDKQNVKYNMAIYVAATVFGGMVGRVISGIIATHFGWRSVFLSLSVALFVALFFIQKLKFEGDTQLTKAKIKDVIEILTDRRFILIYLLMFTTFFVFAGLLNILPFRMKELIPDATETQIGLLYLGYGMGIVVSLLSKKIIKILKGEQNTILVGGLIFCIVNFAFFSDNMLFVFFMIFFFCVGMFMVHSVSTGIANSIKKSQKSLTSGMYLTFYYIGGAVGSIIPAMIYHTFGWNVVLSIFIIILIIIYSIFFRFRKDFDN from the coding sequence ATGAACAGAAAACAATTAATAATTATAATTTACATTATTTTGGTGGTCTTTTCTATAATGTATGCGACTCAACCACTTCAACCCCTACTTGCAAAAGAGTTTGAAATAAATATAATACAAGCATCACAATTTACTGCTGTAATTATGTTTTCTTTAGCAATTGCACCTATAATTTATGGGTATGTCTTAGAAACTATTTGTCCTAAAAAGATGTTAATTTATTCATCAGTGATACTTCTTGTAACAAATTTAGTTTTATCATCTTCAAATAGTTACGAAATGTTTCTAATTATAAGAATTATCGAATCAGTAATTATTCCAGCAATAATAACTTCTTGTATGAGTATCTTGGCTAATAGTGACAAACAAAATGTTAAATATAATATGGCAATCTATGTTGCTGCAACTGTTTTTGGAGGAATGGTAGGTAGAGTTATCTCTGGAATTATTGCAACACATTTTGGTTGGAGAAGTGTTTTTTTATCATTAAGTGTTGCATTATTTGTTGCTTTATTTTTTATTCAAAAACTTAAATTTGAGGGTGATACACAACTTACTAAAGCAAAAATAAAAGATGTTATTGAAATATTAACGGATAGAAGATTTATTTTAATATATTTATTAATGTTTACTACTTTCTTTGTTTTTGCAGGATTGTTAAATATTTTACCTTTTAGAATGAAAGAGTTAATCCCAGACGCAACAGAAACACAAATAGGATTATTATATTTAGGTTATGGAATGGGAATTGTTGTTTCATTATTATCAAAAAAGATTATAAAAATTTTGAAGGGTGAACAAAATACAATTTTAGTTGGTGGTTTGATTTTTTGTATAGTAAATTTTGCATTTTTTAGTGATAATATGCTTTTTGTATTTTTTATGATTTTCTTTTTTTGTGTAGGTATGTTTATGGTCCATAGTGTTAGTACAGGAATAGCTAATTCAATAAAGAAATCACAAAAATCATTAACATCGGGAATGTACTTGACTTTTTATTATATTGGAGGAGCAGTTGGTTCAATAATTCCAGCGATGATTTATCATACCTTTGGGTGGAATGTAGTATTAAGTATATTTATTATTATATTGATAATTATTTATAGTATATTTTTTAGGTTTAGAAAAGATTTTGATAATTAG
- a CDS encoding di-trans,poly-cis-decaprenylcistransferase yields MSLMNINNKKQLPNHIAIIMDGNGRWANERELKRTAGHEEGAKTVREITKHCNNIGIKYLTLYAFSTENWSRPKLEIEFLMKLLEKYLKNELNIYLDNNVKFKVIGDISKFSKSLQKIINKTIEATKNATGLTQVLALNYGSQDEILRAIKKLNEKELEVTKENFESCLDTAGFPDVDLLIRTSGEIRLSNYLLWQNAYAEMFFVNTYWPEFSTNELDDIISDYINRERRFGGI; encoded by the coding sequence ATGAGTTTAATGAATATTAATAATAAAAAACAGTTACCAAATCATATTGCAATTATTATGGATGGAAATGGACGATGGGCTAATGAGCGGGAGTTAAAAAGAACTGCAGGGCATGAAGAAGGAGCCAAAACTGTAAGAGAAATTACAAAACATTGTAATAATATAGGAATAAAATATTTAACATTATATGCTTTTTCTACAGAAAATTGGAGCAGACCAAAACTTGAAATTGAGTTTTTGATGAAACTTTTAGAAAAATATTTGAAAAATGAGTTAAATATATATTTGGATAACAATGTAAAATTTAAAGTTATTGGAGATATTTCAAAATTTTCAAAATCTTTACAAAAAATCATAAATAAAACAATAGAAGCTACAAAAAATGCAACAGGATTAACACAAGTATTAGCATTGAATTATGGTTCTCAAGATGAAATCTTAAGAGCTATAAAAAAGTTAAATGAAAAAGAACTTGAGGTAACAAAAGAGAATTTTGAAAGTTGTTTAGATACCGCAGGATTTCCTGATGTTGATTTGCTTATAAGAACAAGTGGAGAAATAAGACTCTCTAATTATTTGTTATGGCAAAATGCATATGCAGAGATGTTTTTTGTAAATACATATTGGCCAGAATTTTCAACTAATGAATTAGATGATATTATTAGTGATTATATAAATAGAGAGAGAAGATTTGGTGGTATTTAG
- a CDS encoding TRAP transporter permease, whose protein sequence is MIERDKHHTLGELEVEQANETENIVNDLEGQRVFGRQHYEFWLISIIALSWTLFQLYIVIEPVNSNISRSIHLTFALVLSFLIYPMFRTEYFLKKIRWFGYTFATLGLCTAGYIAFFYNDLALRPGDYTTIDIYVALLGIVILLEAGRRVLGFALSIIAIVFLAYDVLGPYMPELIIHKGASLNKLAGHMFLTTEGIFGVPLGVSTGFVFLFVLFGSLLDKAGAGEYFINLAFALLGRFKGGPAKASVVASGFTGIMSGSSIANTVTTGTFTIPLMKKTGFRPEQAGAVEVAASTNGQLMPPVMGAAAFIIAEFLALNYTDVIYAAFIPAFVSYFALFYIVHLEALKLGLKGAKKEDLPPKFQTFIRGIHYLIPILFLLYTLMVLRESAASAAFNAVSLLMILMIVQHPFRALIYKQKITKEVWMSGFVDILAGFISGAKNMVPIAVATALAGIVVGSITLTGLGQVLLEVIETISGGNIFIILLLAAFVSLILGMGLPTTANYIVMASLTAPVILTLAQDNGYLIPSIAAHLFVFYFGILADDTPPVGLAAYAAAGIAKADPIKTGIQGFKYDIRTAILPFMFFFNPDLLLIAGVDSFNPGDPHGWIWITNPFRIAEIFTTAFIGMMAFSCFTQGYFITWANIIERLLFLVIVPFMFLPELMAKHISLPTYHLSYLIGISLFLLLYLFQKAKLKANNTSKYEVDIEE, encoded by the coding sequence ATGATAGAACGTGATAAACACCACACACTTGGCGAACTAGAAGTCGAACAAGCAAATGAAACAGAAAATATTGTTAATGATTTAGAAGGACAAAGAGTTTTTGGAAGACAACATTATGAATTCTGGCTTATTTCAATAATTGCACTATCTTGGACACTATTTCAATTATATATAGTAATTGAACCTGTAAACTCAAATATTTCAAGATCTATTCACTTAACTTTTGCATTAGTGCTTTCGTTTTTAATATATCCAATGTTTAGAACAGAATATTTTTTGAAAAAAATTAGATGGTTTGGATATACGTTTGCAACACTTGGATTATGTACAGCTGGGTATATTGCATTTTTTTATAATGATTTAGCATTAAGACCAGGTGATTATACAACAATTGACATCTATGTTGCACTATTAGGGATAGTTATTTTATTAGAAGCTGGTAGAAGAGTATTAGGTTTTGCACTTAGTATAATTGCTATAGTATTTTTAGCATATGATGTACTAGGACCTTATATGCCAGAACTTATTATTCATAAAGGTGCTAGTTTAAATAAACTTGCAGGACATATGTTTTTAACAACAGAAGGTATTTTTGGTGTACCATTGGGTGTTTCAACTGGTTTTGTATTTTTATTTGTACTTTTTGGTTCTCTTCTTGATAAAGCAGGGGCTGGAGAATATTTTATTAACTTAGCATTTGCATTACTTGGTAGATTTAAAGGTGGTCCAGCAAAAGCTTCAGTAGTTGCATCTGGATTTACTGGTATTATGAGTGGTTCTTCTATTGCAAATACAGTTACAACTGGTACATTTACTATTCCTTTGATGAAAAAAACTGGTTTTAGACCTGAACAAGCTGGTGCAGTTGAAGTTGCTGCTTCTACAAATGGTCAACTAATGCCTCCTGTTATGGGTGCTGCAGCGTTTATTATTGCAGAATTTTTGGCACTTAATTATACAGATGTAATTTATGCTGCATTTATTCCAGCATTTGTTTCTTATTTTGCACTATTTTATATAGTTCATTTAGAAGCATTAAAACTAGGATTAAAAGGTGCAAAAAAAGAGGATTTACCTCCAAAATTCCAAACATTTATTAGAGGTATTCACTATTTAATTCCTATTTTATTTTTACTTTATACTTTGATGGTTTTAAGAGAAAGTGCCGCAAGTGCTGCATTTAATGCTGTTTCTTTATTAATGATATTAATGATTGTTCAACATCCATTTAGAGCATTAATTTATAAACAAAAAATCACAAAAGAAGTATGGATGAGTGGATTTGTTGATATTTTAGCTGGATTTATTAGTGGAGCTAAAAATATGGTTCCTATTGCTGTTGCTACTGCACTTGCTGGTATTGTTGTTGGTTCAATTACATTAACTGGACTAGGACAAGTATTATTAGAAGTAATTGAAACTATCTCAGGTGGTAATATATTTATTATTTTATTACTTGCTGCATTTGTTTCTTTAATACTTGGTATGGGATTACCAACAACTGCAAACTATATTGTAATGGCATCATTAACAGCACCTGTAATTTTAACACTTGCTCAAGATAATGGATATTTAATTCCATCAATTGCAGCACACTTATTTGTTTTCTATTTTGGTATCTTAGCAGATGATACTCCTCCTGTTGGTTTAGCAGCATATGCAGCTGCTGGTATTGCAAAAGCAGATCCAATAAAAACAGGTATTCAAGGATTTAAATATGATATTAGAACAGCAATTTTGCCATTTATGTTCTTCTTCAATCCAGACTTATTATTAATTGCAGGGGTTGATTCATTTAATCCAGGAGATCCACATGGTTGGATTTGGATAACTAATCCATTTAGAATAGCAGAGATATTTACAACAGCATTTATCGGAATGATGGCCTTCTCTTGTTTTACTCAAGGTTATTTTATTACTTGGGCAAATATTATAGAAAGATTACTATTTTTAGTAATTGTTCCTTTTATGTTCTTACCAGAACTTATGGCAAAACATATTTCTTTACCTACATATCATTTATCATATTTAATAGGTATTAGTTTATTCTTATTATTATATTTATTCCAAAAAGCAAAATTAAAAGCAAATAATACTTCAAAATATGAAGTTGATATAGAAGAATAA
- a CDS encoding LptF/LptG family permease, with the protein MKIKSYLYSQLSISFLPIFLGLYFITSIIFLVKIASLTSVITIDVFELLKMYAYTMPKIIFFTMPISFFISLVITLAKLSSEYELIVITSFGFNPIKILKIFFLPTLFLSISLMIISVGLIPKTKYLMDTFVQKKQKEANFNIKASEFGQKFGDWLIYIDEKNGKKYKNVKLFKTENNLDQFIVSNRAVLKNDNGDLNFILIDGKTFYIENKELNQIDYKTMVINDSIASKNEYHFTTSYDYWKYYLTQGKNIDDFTFYILTSIFPFISLFLVVAFGYYNPRYEKNRAIGLSLIAVVIYYVIIKYLTKNVELYSLFIAPPIWILATYYLYSKLTKKLY; encoded by the coding sequence TTGAAAATTAAAAGTTATTTGTATTCACAATTATCAATATCTTTTCTTCCTATTTTTTTAGGATTATATTTTATTACTTCAATTATATTTTTAGTAAAAATAGCATCTTTAACTTCAGTTATTACTATTGATGTATTTGAACTTTTGAAAATGTATGCTTATACAATGCCTAAAATTATATTTTTTACTATGCCAATATCTTTTTTTATTTCACTTGTGATTACACTAGCTAAACTTTCAAGTGAATATGAGTTAATAGTAATTACTTCTTTTGGTTTTAATCCAATAAAAATATTAAAAATTTTTTTTCTACCTACACTTTTTTTATCAATATCTTTGATGATAATTTCAGTTGGACTTATTCCAAAAACAAAATATTTAATGGATACATTTGTTCAAAAGAAACAAAAAGAGGCAAATTTCAATATTAAAGCATCAGAATTTGGTCAAAAATTTGGTGATTGGTTAATTTATATAGATGAAAAAAATGGTAAAAAATATAAGAATGTAAAGTTATTTAAAACAGAAAATAATCTTGATCAATTTATTGTATCAAACAGAGCAGTTTTAAAAAATGATAATGGAGATTTAAATTTTATTTTAATTGATGGAAAAACATTTTATATAGAAAATAAAGAGTTAAATCAAATTGATTATAAAACAATGGTTATTAATGACTCAATTGCAAGTAAAAATGAATATCATTTCACAACTTCATATGATTATTGGAAATATTATTTAACACAAGGTAAAAATATTGATGATTTTACATTTTATATTTTAACTTCTATTTTCCCATTTATATCTCTATTTTTAGTTGTGGCTTTTGGTTATTATAATCCAAGATATGAAAAAAATAGGGCAATTGGATTATCTTTAATAGCAGTAGTTATTTATTATGTAATTATAAAATATTTAACAAAAAATGTAGAATTATATTCACTTTTTATTGCTCCTCCTATTTGGATTTTAGCAACATATTATTTATATTCAAAACTGACAAAAAAACTATATTAG